The following proteins are co-located in the Aquarana catesbeiana isolate 2022-GZ linkage group LG02, ASM4218655v1, whole genome shotgun sequence genome:
- the LOC141127720 gene encoding V-type proton ATPase 16 kDa proteolipid subunit c-like: MSISNRLSSDLSCRMDVERVLICLFLVDQIGSDASGCSADIHCPIENNVWSVLVLLKNRQTNLISLLNPPTQLPPPGLSVFASPPPTHRRFIRPPSVSGHNPDQGGTTSTAPEYSAFFAVMGASSAMVFSALGAAYGTAKSGTGIAAMSVMRPELIMKSIIPVVMAGIIAIYGLVVAVLIANSLTPDITLYKSFLQLGAGLSVGLSGLAAGFAIGIVGDAGVRGTAQQPRLFVGMILILIFAEVLGLYGLIVALILSTK, from the exons atgtcGATTTCTAACCGACTGTCATCCGATTTGTCCTGCCGGATGGATGTCGAACGTGTcctcatctgtctgtttttagtggatcagaTTGGATCAGATGCTAGTGGGTGTTCCGCTGACAtccactgccccatagagaacaatgtgtGGTCTGTTCTGGTcctcctgaaaaacagacagacaaACCTGATCAGTCTGctg AATCCGCCGACACAGCTCCCTCCCCCCGGCCTCTCTGTCTTcgcttcacccccccccacacaccggaGGTTTATTCGTCCACCTTCAGTCAGCGGACACAACCCGGACCAAGGCGGCACCACATCCACCGCTCCGGAGTACTCCGCCTTCTTCGCCGTCATGGGCGCCTCGTCAGCCATGGTGTTCAGCGCATTGGGGGCAGCCTATGGAACGGCGAAGAGTGGCACAGGCATTGCTGCCATGTCTGTCATGAGGCCTGAACTGATCATGAAGTCTATCATTCCTGTGGTCATGGCTGGTATCATAGCTATCTATGGACTGGTAGTGGCAGTGCTTATTGCAAACTCTCTCACACCAGACATCACACTATACAAGAGCTTCTTACAGCTAGGTGCCGGCCTCAGTGTAGGATTGAGTGGCCTTGCTGCTGGGTTTGCCATTGGCATTGTGGGAGATGCAGGTGTGCGGGGAACAGCACAACAACCCCGACTATTCGTAGGCATGATCCTGATCCTCATTTTTGCTGAAGTCTTGGGTCTGTACGGTTTGATTGTGGCCCTTATCCTCTCCACAAAATAA